CCAATAGCAAAGGACCCCAATGAAAAGTCTTACGAAATTACTGCTGCTATCATGTGTGATGGTGGTCATGTATCAATCTGCGAGTGCCGAAATGAAGGATGATTTCGCACACGAACCGAGCAGTGCCAAGGAGGTCCAGGCAAAGCGTGTTGCTGAGCCAGACTGGAATCAAGAAGTTGGATATCTGGCTGGGTGACGGCGACTGGGATTTGATCACGTTTAATTTTGGGATCCATGATCGTCGTGCTTCAGACGCGGCCTACGAGAAGCGGCTTGTGCAAATCGTTAAGCGGCTCAAGGCGACGGATGCCAAGTTGGTGTGGGTCAATACCACTCCGGTGCCAGAGGGAGCCAATGAGTATGTGGCAGGGGCTGTCGATCGCTTGAACAAAGTTGCGGCTGCAATCATGAAGGAACAAAACATTCCGGTTCTGGATATGAACCGGGCGATCACTCCCTTGCTTGCCCAATACCAATTGCCCGAGAATTGTCATTTTAAGGAAGAGGGCTATCAATTTATGGGCAAATTGTTGGCCGATAAGGTTTTGGCTGAACTACCATCGTCGACAGAGAATTCACAATGAATACGCAGATCACTGGGAGGATGGCCAAGATGAAACCTAGACCATTTGCCAGCATGTTGATTGGTGTTTTGCTGCTGGGGCCCATTGCATTGCGGGCTGAGAAACCTGAAACTGTGGATATCATTTTTGCAGGTGGGCAGTCGAATGCCACCCAGGAATGGGCGAGCGGGATTCATCAAGTGCTGCTGGACAGCGGGGCCTTTTCCAATCTGCGGATGGATGTCTGGCATCTACCCCGTGTCGAAAAGGAGAAGCTTGGGCAGAAAATGGCTAAGGCTTTCGTGCAGAAGTTATACTAGAGCGTTCCGAATAATGAAATCAATGAAACACGCTTTAACATCTCTTGCTTTTCTCTTATTCACATTCGCTGTCGACGCGGGTATTACTCCAGGCTCGAAAGATCTGGGTGCCATTTGGTTTATCGGGGATTCGATCACCCAAAGTAACGGCGATGGTGATAGTCAGGGTTCACCCCGCAAGTCACTTTATGATTTGCTGTTGGAAAACGGTTATTCGTTTAGCTACACGGGGCATCATGACAGGAACTGGGATGGGCTCCCCGAGACAGGTGCTAATGTAGCGGATAATCTGTATCATTACCATTCGGGAATATCCGGAATCCGGATCGGCGAGGTTGGCGGCGATACTGGCGTTGCGCCTCGATTAGGGAATTTCTGGAAACGTGGCCGCTTGGCTGTTGTTAAGCCGAACGTCATCTTAATCATGCTAGGGACGAATGACGTTAGTAACATGGCAGATGCGCCCAGTCGATTGAAGAAGTTAGTCGCTGGTATCTATCAATTACCTGAGGTGGGGGATCCGACCATTTTCCTTGCAACGATTCCACCAAATCGTCGAACCGCACCGGAGCGTGCCAATGATACAAAAAATGTTGCCCTCTTCAACGCGGCCGTTCCCGGAATTGTATCAGCATTTCAAGCACAAGGAAAAGACCTGTCAGCTGGCGACGATTTATGGTTACAAGCGGATACTTCAGGATTTGCTGCCCACCGAAGACTGGAAGAAGGCGGTCTGGAAGGATGGTGCGGCCAATATTGACGAGCATTCTAATGGGGTCGGATATGGCTTTGATAAGAGTGCGCTGGATTTTGTTCGTCATGGTGAAGTCATGAATGAAGTGCAGCGTTGGTTTCTCGAAGAGACCCGCCTGGGGATTCCCGTCGATTTTACCAACGAAGGGATTCGCGGCTTGGCGCATCCCTATGCGACTAATTTTCCCAGCCAGTTAGGCCTCGGAGCAGCCTTTGACCGTGATCTGGTGCGTCGGGTCGGTGAGATTACGGGCCAAGAGGGGCGTGCTTTGGGCTATACCAATATCTATTCTCCCATTTTGGACGTGGTGCGCGACCCACGCTGGGGCCGCACGGAAGAATGTTACGGGGAGGAGCCTTATTTGGTCGGAGAGCTCGGGGTGCAACAAGTGCTCGGCTTGCAGTCGCAGGGAGTCGCTGCGACGGTGAAACACTACGCCGCTTACAGCACACCGCATGGGGGGCGCGATGGGAATGCCCGAACGGATCCGCAGATCCCGTTTCGTGATATGCATGAGATTTTGATGGAGCCTTTTCGCAAGGCATTCATGGAAGCGCATGCCATGGGCACGATGAGCTCGTATAATTCTTATAACGGCGAACCGGTCACGGGCAGCTCGTATTTCCTGAACGATCTACTGCGAGGGGAGTATGGTTTTAAAGGTTATGTTGTCTCGGACAGTGGTGCGGTCACGCGTTTGCATAGACAGCATGATGTCGCCAAAGATTTTAATGCGGCCACTGCCATGGCGGTTAATGCGGGGCTCAATGTTCGCACCTCATTCAAGCCGATGAGCCAATACGTCAACGCGCTGCGTGTGGGGCTGCGCAGAGGCATGATTGAGGAAGCAGTTGTCGATGCGCGGGTGCGCGATGTCTTACGTGTGAAGTTTGCCCTTGGCCTGTTTGATGCGCCCTATGTCGATCCGCAAGCGGCGCCAGCGATTGTTCGGACGCAGGCGAGTCAAGCGGTCGCTCTGGAAGCCGCTCGCAAATCGATTGTCCTGCTCAAAAATGACAACCATACATTGCCGCTGGATTCCAAGCGCTTGAAGACAGTGTTGGTGACGGGGCCTGTGGCGGATGATTACCGCGCACTGGTGAATCGATATGGCCCGATGAAGAGTGATCTGGTGACTCCTTTGACAGGCCTGAAGGCTTATCTCAAAGACGATGCTGAAGTGCTCTACGCGAAGGGGGCCGACTTCACTGATGCGCGCTTTCCGGAATCGGATGTTTTCAAATTGAATCCCAATGCTGCCGAGAAAAAGATGTTGGATGAGGCCATTGCGCTTGCGCAGAAATCGGACGTTATTATCGCAGTCGTCGGCGATGATCATTCGACCGTGGGTGAAGCTAGATCCAGGACGACGCTAGACTTGCCGGGGCATCAGGAGCTCTTGGTGCGGGAAATGGTAAAGACAGGTAAGCCCGTGATCGTGGTCTTGATGGGCGGACGAGCCGCCTCGATTAACTGGATCGATCGTTATGTGCCCGGCATTCTTGCGGCTTGGCACGGTGGCGAAGCGTCTGGCACCGCGCTCGCGGAAGTGCTTTTCGGCGACTACAATCCCGGAGGCAAATTGCCGATAACCTTTCCACGTTCGGTCGGCCAGATTCCGATGGCAGTGCCGTATCGTAGTGGTGCATGGTCGGGGCAATCGAAGAAGGTGGATCCCAATGGTTTTGGCTCCACCCGTGCCGTGGACCCGCTGTATTCGTTTGGCTATGGCTTGAGCTATACACAATTCGAATATGGCGGTGTCAAAGTCGAGCCGGCCAAGCCACGTATCGAACAGAGCATTACAGTGAGCTGTCGTGTGAAGAATGTCGGTCAGCGCGCTGGAGATGAAGTGGTGCAACTCTATGTCAAAGATGTGCTGGCATCGATCGTTCCATTTGAGCAGGTATTGCGTGGTTTCGAACGCGTCAGTCTCAAGCCAGGCGAAAGCAAGACCGTGCAGTTCACCATCAATCCTATGCGCGATCTTAAAATGATGGATATCAACAATAAATGGGGCGTCGAGCCGGGCGACTTCGATGTGCGGATCGGAGCATCCTCAACGGATATCAAGCAACGCGCGCAGTTCACTTTAGTTAATTAATCGAATGAATACCTCTAAGAAAATGATGACAAAAAAAATACGCACCCTGGGTCTGTTACTCGCTCTATCAAGCCTGGCTCCTTTGGCCGAAGCCAATAAGCCGGACAGCATCGGCCCGCTTTTAAACGATCCCGCACGCGAGGCCGAATTTATGGATTGGGGGCTGGGCATGTTTGTGCACTGGTCGCACGACGCACAACTCGGCTCAGTGATCAGCCACTCCATGGTTGGGGCGTCGGACAAGTATCTGGATCGCATGATCGATGAGTTACCCAAGTCGTTTAACCCCCAAAAGTATCATCCCGAGGAATGGATGGAGGTCGCGAAGATCGCCGGTGCCAAATATATGGTTTTCACGACCAAGCACCATAATGGCTTCTGCATGTGGGACACCCAGACGACGGACTTTAACGTAATGAACACTCCCTATGGCAAAGACATCGTTAAGGACTATGTCGATGCCTGTCGGGCCGCAGGCCTCAAGGTCGGCTTGTATTTCTCGCCTGAAGATTTTCTCTATCTGCGTGGAGTGGGGGAGACCATTCGTCGCGTTGGCACGAGTGGCAAAGAGAAAGAGGGCTTGACCGCGTATAATATTCGTCAGCTCGACGAGCTATTCGAGAACTACGGCGAGATCGATATGATCTTCTTTGATGGGCGCGATCAGTCCCCGTTAGTGCAATACATCCACCAAAAATATCCTAAGACTATTGTGACACGCGGTGAGATGACGACCCCCGAGCAGCATCTGCCTAAAACACCTTTGCCCGGACCCTGGGAGTCCTGCTTCACGCTGGGCAGCCAATGGCAGTTCAAACCGACCAATGAACGCTACAAGTCCGGCACGCAGTTGATCAATATGCTGATCGAAACCCGCGCAAAAGGTGGCAATCTCTTGATCAATATGGGACCAGAACCGTCGGGCGCGATCCCCTTTGAACAGGAGCGCACCTTCCGCGAGCTGGGCTTGTGGATGTTTATCAACGATGAGGCGATCCACGACATCCGTCCCGGCACAGTAATCGGTGAAGAGGGCGTCTGGTATACACAGTCCAAAGACGGTAAATCAGTGTATGTGTTCTTAACCCAATTCACGGGCAAGAATGCATGGAAGTTTGGTCAGCGCAAAAACATCGTGCTCAAAGAGCTGAAAGCGACAGCCGACACGCAAATCTCGGTGATGGGGCAAAACGATAAGGTGGTGGAATACCAACCCAAGGCCGTGCCGACCTCGAGATTCAAGCAGTTGCCCGAAGGCCTGGAAATTTCCGTCGTGCGCGCACAGCGTATTTATAACGACAAGAAATGGCCCAACACGGTCGTGGTGAAACTCGAGAATGTTGAGTTTGTGAAATGATTCATTAACCGCCTGCCACTGGAGGTTCCGCCTTGTCGCTGAGTGCTGCTAGTTTTGTCCAAGATGGGTAGTGATCAAACGATCACTGGTAATATGGCCCATAGGCATCGGTGGCGACCTATGGCATAATGTTAATGCTATTAACTAATCCTACTCATCAATACGTAAGTAACCATTATTTTCCATATTTCGAAAACACTAATAAAATACACCTATGAAAAAAACAGCCCTACTCACTACCACAGCCGCACTTGCTTGTGCGAATTTCGCCTACTCAGTTTCCTTTGACAACGACGGCGGAGACAACTTATGGAGCACTGCGACCAACTGGAATCCTGATGGCGTGCCAGTATTAGCCACCGATATCACAAATTATACGACAAATGATGTCACTGTGAACATTTCCGGTGCAGTCGCTGACACATATTGGCTTCGCAATAACACCTTGACGGTCACCACTGGTGGTAATTTGGCGATTACCAATTCAGTCAGACTGGCGCATGGCGGTGGCGGCTCTAGTGCACAGACTTTGATTGTCGAGGGTAATGGCGTCTTCAGTGCGGGGACTATAGCTTTTGACACTGCTGGCAGCAACGACACGGTCTCAAGAATTACGGTTTCTGACACTGCCAGTTTCACTGTCAACGGGAACATTAACCAAACCGATGCTGAAGGTACTCTAAACTATAATCAAACGGGCGGCACGGTTGATATTGGTGCTAACTTTAATGTCGGCACCAAGGGCTCGAGCACTAACAAGAATTATGAAGTCAATGTATCCGGAACGAGTATCCTTGGATATGATACGGCTAATTTCGGAACGCTCGCGTCGGCGAACGCCGATACGCTGATCAATTTGAGTGGCAGCAATTATGCCATTACAGCCGACACGGCAACGAATCTGGGAGCCGATGGCCAGACCACATTTGAGTTCGATATTTCGGGTATCGGCACATGGGATGCCCAGGCATTAACGATCGCTGGCGGGCATCAATTCACGATTGATTTGACCAATGCGGATCAAAGCGACCTTGGCGCAACATTTGAGCTTATCGGATTTACAACAATTGTTGGTTTTGATGCCGACAACTTTACCTTTGTCGGCAACCTTGATGCGGGCGCATATGCGTTTGTTGATGGTGACAGTATAAATATCGCATTAGTCCCCGAGCCCGGCACTTACGCGCTGCTGGC
The nucleotide sequence above comes from Coraliomargarita algicola. Encoded proteins:
- a CDS encoding PEP-CTERM sorting domain-containing protein produces the protein MKKTALLTTTAALACANFAYSVSFDNDGGDNLWSTATNWNPDGVPVLATDITNYTTNDVTVNISGAVADTYWLRNNTLTVTTGGNLAITNSVRLAHGGGGSSAQTLIVEGNGVFSAGTIAFDTAGSNDTVSRITVSDTASFTVNGNINQTDAEGTLNYNQTGGTVDIGANFNVGTKGSSTNKNYEVNVSGTSILGYDTANFGTLASANADTLINLSGSNYAITADTATNLGADGQTTFEFDISGIGTWDAQALTIAGGHQFTIDLTNADQSDLGATFELIGFTTIVGFDADNFTFVGNLDAGAYAFVDGDSINIALVPEPGTYALLAGLTGLVFVMLRRR
- a CDS encoding alpha-L-fucosidase, whose protein sequence is MMTKKIRTLGLLLALSSLAPLAEANKPDSIGPLLNDPAREAEFMDWGLGMFVHWSHDAQLGSVISHSMVGASDKYLDRMIDELPKSFNPQKYHPEEWMEVAKIAGAKYMVFTTKHHNGFCMWDTQTTDFNVMNTPYGKDIVKDYVDACRAAGLKVGLYFSPEDFLYLRGVGETIRRVGTSGKEKEGLTAYNIRQLDELFENYGEIDMIFFDGRDQSPLVQYIHQKYPKTIVTRGEMTTPEQHLPKTPLPGPWESCFTLGSQWQFKPTNERYKSGTQLINMLIETRAKGGNLLINMGPEPSGAIPFEQERTFRELGLWMFINDEAIHDIRPGTVIGEEGVWYTQSKDGKSVYVFLTQFTGKNAWKFGQRKNIVLKELKATADTQISVMGQNDKVVEYQPKAVPTSRFKQLPEGLEISVVRAQRIYNDKKWPNTVVVKLENVEFVK
- a CDS encoding glycoside hydrolase family 3 N-terminal domain-containing protein — its product is MLPSSTRPFPELYQHFKHKEKTCQLATIYGYKRILQDLLPTEDWKKAVWKDGAANIDEHSNGVGYGFDKSALDFVRHGEVMNEVQRWFLEETRLGIPVDFTNEGIRGLAHPYATNFPSQLGLGAAFDRDLVRRVGEITGQEGRALGYTNIYSPILDVVRDPRWGRTEECYGEEPYLVGELGVQQVLGLQSQGVAATVKHYAAYSTPHGGRDGNARTDPQIPFRDMHEILMEPFRKAFMEAHAMGTMSSYNSYNGEPVTGSSYFLNDLLRGEYGFKGYVVSDSGAVTRLHRQHDVAKDFNAATAMAVNAGLNVRTSFKPMSQYVNALRVGLRRGMIEEAVVDARVRDVLRVKFALGLFDAPYVDPQAAPAIVRTQASQAVALEAARKSIVLLKNDNHTLPLDSKRLKTVLVTGPVADDYRALVNRYGPMKSDLVTPLTGLKAYLKDDAEVLYAKGADFTDARFPESDVFKLNPNAAEKKMLDEAIALAQKSDVIIAVVGDDHSTVGEARSRTTLDLPGHQELLVREMVKTGKPVIVVLMGGRAASINWIDRYVPGILAAWHGGEASGTALAEVLFGDYNPGGKLPITFPRSVGQIPMAVPYRSGAWSGQSKKVDPNGFGSTRAVDPLYSFGYGLSYTQFEYGGVKVEPAKPRIEQSITVSCRVKNVGQRAGDEVVQLYVKDVLASIVPFEQVLRGFERVSLKPGESKTVQFTINPMRDLKMMDINNKWGVEPGDFDVRIGASSTDIKQRAQFTLVN
- a CDS encoding SGNH/GDSL hydrolase family protein, with translation MDIWLGDGDWDLITFNFGIHDRRASDAAYEKRLVQIVKRLKATDAKLVWVNTTPVPEGANEYVAGAVDRLNKVAAAIMKEQNIPVLDMNRAITPLLAQYQLPENCHFKEEGYQFMGKLLADKVLAELPSSTENSQ